Proteins encoded within one genomic window of Gadus chalcogrammus isolate NIFS_2021 chromosome 6, NIFS_Gcha_1.0, whole genome shotgun sequence:
- the ccdc92 gene encoding coiled-coil domain-containing protein 92 has protein sequence MASANVSLENQLQSAQKNLLFLQQDHATTLKGLHAEIKRLQQHCTDLTYELTVRSSDPSDSSEVRGRELQRRCEELEGELKQKEVENRELLRDLEQKNAMICVLENTIKEREKKYLEELKIKSHKLALLSGELEQRAGTIAYLTSQLHSTKKKLLAGSSSEASPNSSPVASCYKPTPPPTPASASAKERHAPDTPRRRMKKSLSQPLHPEVTEVYRLGQDGSRRPVLREAVDAMPDPTPFLRAAREPLEPQMMRERPALIPPIASERPPSGSSPRHSPARQHRVHVGVAHRIPHGAPPPAPPPPQVELETLAVDQVNGGKVVRKRSETDRTV, from the exons ATGGCGTCCGCTAACGTCAGCCTGGAGAACCAGCTGCAGAGCGCCCAGAAGAACCTGCTCTTCCTCCAGCAGGACCATGCCACCACGCTGAAGGGGCTCCACGCTGAGATCAAAAGACTACAGCAGCACTGTACAG ACCTGACATACGAGCTGACTGTGAGGAGCTCTGACCCTTCAG ACAGCAGCGAGGTGCGTGGCAGGGAGCTCCAGAGGAGGTGCGAGGAGCTGGAGGGCGAGCTGAAGCAGAAAGAGGTGGAGAACCGGGAGCTGCTGCGCGACCTGGAGCAGAAGAACGCCATGATCTGCGTGCTGGAGAACACCATCAAGGAGCGCGAGAAGAAGTacctggaggagctgaagatCAAGAGCCACAAGCTGGCGCTGCTGTCCGGGGAGCTGGAGCAGCGGGCCGGCACCATCGCCTACCTCACCTCCCAGCTGCACTCCACCAAGAAGAAGCTGCTGGCCGGCAGCTCCTCGGAGGCCAGCCCCAACAGCAGCCCCGTGGCCTCCTGCTACAAGCCTacgcccccgcccacccccgcctccgcctccgccaaGGAGCGCCACGCCCCCGACACGCCCCGCCGCCGCATGAAGAAGAGCCTCTCGCAGCCGCTGCACCCCGAGGTGACGGAGGTGTACCGCCTGGGCCAGGACGGCTCCCGGCGGCCCGTCCTCCGGGAGGCCGTGGACGCCATGCCGGACCCCACCCCCTTCCTGCGGGCGGCGCGGGAGCCCCTGGAGCCACAGATGATGCGGGAGCGGCCGGCGCTCATCCCGCCCATCGCGTCCGAGCGGCCGCCGAGCGGCAGCAGCCCGCGCCACAGCCCCGCCCGGCAGCACCGGGTGCACGTGGGCGTAGCGCACCGCATCCCCCAcggagccccgcccccggcgccgccgccgccgcaggtGGAGCTGGAGACACTGGCTGTGGACCAGGTCAACGGGGGCAAGGTGGTACGCAAGCGCTCGGAGACCGACCGGACAGTCTGA